The Spirosoma oryzicola genome window below encodes:
- a CDS encoding efflux RND transporter permease subunit: protein MNSFIRRIITFALTNRFAVFFGVFLIAVWGVISFLNTPVETFPDVTNTNTIVITQWPGRSAEEVERFVTVPLETELNSIPRKTTLRSVSLFGLSVVTMIFEDGVDNFTAQTNVSNRVAGVTLPEGADAEVQPPYGPTGEIYRFTLESKTKDVTELKTIQDWVIDRQIKSVPGIADVVSFGGKVKTIEVSLNPTLLTNYGFSALDVDEAIQQSNVNVGGDIIKKGNQALVVRGIGLLTKPEDVAGIIIDNVNGVPIKVRDVATVKEGFQPRLGIVGRDKQDDVVECIVVMRKGENPNEVIPALKAKIEDLNTRILPKDVKIKTFYDRTTLNNYTLHTVGENVVVGIVLVTFILLIFLADWRTTLTVAIVIPLALLFAFICLRLRGMTANLLSIGALDFGIIIDGAVVMVEGLFVMLAHRAEKLGMTKFNGRAKLSWIAQTATEMGKSIFTSKIIIITALLPIFTFQKVEGKLFSPLAWTMGFALLGSLVITLTLIPLLCSLLLRKNVRERHNPVVAGLTKIYQPALQWAIRKPRTIIGIALSSLVFSLYIFSAHIGSEFLPQLNEGSIYVRASLPYSVSLDESYSYTRKLRAIFNEFPEVRGVISQTGRPNDGTDPTGFFNNEFFVDLYPSEDWTRSITKDELVEQMQQKLARFKGISFNFSQPISDNVEEAVSGVKGSLAIKIIGDDLTTLDKQATETFNVMKQIRGVSDLGVFRNLGQPEFRITLDPQKLALYNVPTQDAQSVIETAVGGKTVTQFYEGERKFDIKVRYDERFRYTPEQIENLLIPSRSGSKIPLRELAFIGTHSGPAFVYREGNSRFIAIKFSVRGRDLGSTIAEAQEKVAQTVKLPDGYQIRWAGEFENQTRAERQLAIVVPISITIIFLILLFTFSSAIDAAVIILNVPFALIGGILALWLTGFNFSISAGVGFIALFGVSVQDGVILVNRFKENLRNKMPMLDAVREGALSRVRPVVMTALMASLGLLPAALSTGIGSETQKPLAIVVIGGLITCTILSLLILPVVYNLIYRHIDRQRMKKEKARLTSDITV, encoded by the coding sequence ATGAATAGCTTCATCCGCAGGATTATCACGTTTGCGCTAACCAACCGGTTTGCTGTTTTTTTCGGTGTTTTTCTCATTGCCGTCTGGGGGGTGATCTCGTTTCTGAATACGCCCGTCGAGACATTTCCCGATGTGACCAACACCAACACCATTGTTATTACGCAGTGGCCAGGTCGGTCGGCCGAAGAGGTCGAACGGTTCGTTACGGTTCCGCTCGAAACCGAGCTAAATTCCATTCCCCGCAAAACGACCCTGCGTTCGGTGTCGCTGTTCGGGCTGTCGGTCGTGACGATGATCTTTGAGGATGGGGTCGATAATTTTACCGCCCAGACCAACGTCTCGAACCGGGTTGCGGGCGTGACCTTGCCCGAAGGGGCCGACGCCGAAGTGCAGCCGCCTTACGGGCCCACCGGGGAAATTTATCGGTTTACGCTGGAGAGCAAAACAAAGGACGTTACCGAACTGAAAACCATTCAGGACTGGGTCATCGACCGGCAGATCAAGAGTGTTCCGGGTATTGCCGACGTGGTTAGTTTCGGCGGAAAAGTAAAGACCATCGAGGTCAGCTTAAATCCAACCTTGCTGACGAATTACGGCTTTTCGGCGCTCGACGTTGACGAGGCTATTCAGCAAAGCAACGTCAACGTAGGCGGGGATATTATCAAAAAAGGCAATCAGGCGCTGGTCGTTCGCGGCATTGGTTTGCTGACCAAGCCGGAAGACGTCGCGGGTATTATCATCGACAACGTCAACGGGGTACCCATCAAAGTGAGGGATGTAGCGACGGTCAAGGAAGGGTTTCAGCCCCGGCTGGGCATCGTCGGGCGCGACAAACAGGACGACGTGGTGGAGTGCATCGTAGTCATGCGGAAGGGCGAAAACCCCAACGAGGTGATCCCGGCCCTGAAAGCAAAAATTGAGGACCTCAACACGCGCATTCTGCCGAAAGATGTCAAGATCAAGACGTTCTACGACCGAACGACTCTCAACAATTATACGCTCCATACGGTCGGTGAAAACGTCGTCGTGGGGATTGTGCTGGTGACGTTTATCCTCCTGATTTTTCTGGCCGACTGGCGGACCACGCTGACTGTTGCCATCGTGATTCCCCTGGCGCTGTTGTTTGCTTTTATCTGTCTTCGACTGCGGGGAATGACGGCCAACCTGCTGAGTATCGGGGCGCTGGATTTTGGGATCATCATCGATGGGGCCGTGGTGATGGTCGAGGGGTTGTTTGTGATGTTGGCCCACCGGGCCGAAAAACTGGGCATGACCAAGTTCAACGGGCGGGCCAAACTCAGTTGGATCGCGCAGACGGCCACCGAAATGGGTAAATCCATTTTCACGTCCAAGATCATTATCATCACGGCGCTCCTGCCCATTTTTACCTTCCAGAAAGTAGAGGGTAAATTATTTAGTCCGCTGGCGTGGACCATGGGTTTTGCGCTGCTGGGATCGCTGGTCATTACCCTCACGCTGATTCCGTTGCTGTGTAGTCTGCTGCTCAGGAAAAACGTACGGGAACGGCATAACCCGGTCGTTGCGGGCCTGACCAAAATATACCAACCGGCTCTGCAATGGGCCATTCGGAAGCCACGCACCATCATTGGCATTGCGTTGAGTAGCCTTGTTTTTTCGCTGTACATATTCAGTGCGCACATAGGGTCGGAGTTTTTGCCCCAACTCAACGAAGGGTCTATCTACGTACGGGCCAGTTTACCCTATTCCGTATCACTGGACGAAAGCTATTCATACACCCGAAAGCTACGGGCCATCTTCAACGAGTTTCCGGAAGTGCGGGGCGTTATCTCGCAGACGGGCCGACCCAACGACGGAACCGACCCGACGGGGTTCTTCAACAATGAGTTCTTCGTGGATTTGTACCCAAGCGAAGACTGGACCCGGTCGATCACCAAGGACGAACTAGTCGAGCAAATGCAGCAGAAGCTGGCTCGGTTTAAAGGGATTTCCTTCAATTTCTCTCAACCCATTTCGGATAACGTGGAAGAGGCCGTTTCGGGCGTAAAGGGCTCATTGGCTATAAAAATTATCGGTGACGATCTGACCACGCTGGACAAACAGGCAACCGAAACGTTCAACGTCATGAAGCAGATTCGGGGGGTGAGCGACCTGGGCGTGTTCCGTAACCTGGGGCAACCCGAGTTCCGCATTACGCTTGATCCACAAAAACTGGCCTTGTACAATGTTCCCACGCAGGATGCACAATCGGTCATTGAAACAGCGGTTGGTGGCAAAACCGTAACGCAGTTTTACGAGGGCGAGCGGAAATTCGATATTAAAGTCCGCTACGATGAGCGGTTCCGGTACACCCCCGAGCAGATCGAGAATTTGCTGATTCCGTCGCGTTCAGGCAGTAAAATTCCACTGCGGGAGCTGGCGTTTATCGGAACGCATAGCGGGCCGGCGTTTGTGTACCGGGAAGGAAACTCCCGCTTCATTGCCATCAAATTTTCCGTCCGTGGGCGCGATCTGGGCAGCACCATTGCCGAAGCGCAGGAGAAAGTGGCGCAGACGGTCAAGCTACCCGACGGCTACCAGATTCGTTGGGCGGGCGAATTCGAAAATCAGACGCGGGCCGAGCGGCAACTGGCGATTGTTGTGCCCATCAGTATCACCATCATATTCCTGATTCTGCTGTTCACCTTCAGCAGTGCCATCGACGCGGCCGTTATCATCCTCAACGTGCCCTTTGCCCTGATTGGCGGCATTTTAGCCCTGTGGCTGACCGGTTTCAATTTCAGTATATCGGCCGGGGTGGGGTTCATTGCCTTATTTGGCGTCTCCGTACAGGACGGTGTGATTCTGGTGAATCGATTTAAGGAAAACCTGCGGAATAAGATGCCTATGCTCGATGCCGTGCGGGAGGGGGCGCTCTCGCGGGTTAGGCCCGTCGTCATGACCGCTCTGATGGCTTCGCTGGGTCTGCTGCCAGCCGCCTTATCGACAGGCATTGGTTCCGAAACGCAAAAGCCGCTGGCCATCGTCGTTATCGGCGGACTCATTACCTGCACCATTCTTTCGCTGCTAATCCTGCCCGTCGTCTACAACCTGATTTACAGACACATTGACAGGCAACGGATGAAAAAAGAAAAGGCCAGACTCACCTCAGACATAACGGTATAA
- a CDS encoding TolC family protein, translating to MFFSRRSIYLFWVGCCSLLPLWGAAQPVSDTLRVSLPQLEERFLSRNFQLLAQRYQISAAEAEVIQAGLRTNPNLEVATNLYNPNTGKVLPLSTPPVSDINNDVYNSGYYAAELQQLIRLAGKRTKLVALAESNRALASITFRDILRTLRYQLYTSYANLHYDLEAIRLLRGEEERQGRLIESFRLALKTGGVSRYELTRLEVDRRELRTNIATYRSQIAEEQATLRVLLRQTTPEFILPVQVPDAVPALPTVELSIDSALVNRPDAALAREQIINAERRLNLEQASRTPDLTAGVAYERYGNTYVNFTAIKLSMDLPFFNRNQGGIKVAKLGIKSAQAGLDNQESVVRNEVIEAYEKLTLYYEQNATLPPDYLIQLQNISVEATKAYNNRVISLLDYLDKIRTHQSGILNYIALRNNIFQAQQQLNFTTNTRFF from the coding sequence ATGTTTTTCTCTCGTCGCTCAATCTATCTATTCTGGGTTGGCTGCTGCTCACTATTGCCGTTGTGGGGAGCCGCCCAGCCTGTTTCTGACACGCTGCGGGTTAGCCTGCCTCAACTGGAAGAACGGTTTCTGAGCCGTAATTTCCAGCTGCTGGCGCAGCGTTATCAGATTAGCGCGGCCGAAGCCGAGGTTATTCAGGCGGGTTTGCGCACGAATCCAAACCTGGAGGTAGCCACCAACCTGTATAATCCCAACACGGGGAAGGTGCTGCCCCTGTCGACACCGCCAGTCTCCGACATCAACAACGATGTCTACAACAGCGGTTATTACGCGGCTGAACTTCAGCAGCTTATTCGGTTGGCGGGTAAGCGGACCAAACTCGTGGCGCTGGCCGAAAGTAACCGCGCGTTGGCGTCGATCACCTTCCGCGACATCCTCCGAACGTTGCGGTATCAACTCTATACGTCCTACGCGAACCTGCATTACGACCTGGAAGCGATCCGGCTGCTGCGTGGCGAAGAAGAGCGGCAGGGACGTCTGATCGAATCGTTTCGACTGGCGCTGAAAACGGGTGGCGTTTCCCGCTACGAGTTAACGCGCCTGGAAGTGGATCGGCGGGAACTGCGCACCAACATCGCCACGTATCGCAGCCAGATTGCCGAAGAGCAAGCGACGTTGCGGGTGCTGTTGCGGCAAACGACCCCTGAATTCATCCTGCCCGTTCAGGTTCCTGACGCAGTCCCGGCCTTGCCAACGGTCGAACTGTCGATTGATTCGGCGCTGGTCAACCGGCCGGATGCCGCCCTGGCACGGGAGCAGATCATCAACGCCGAACGGCGACTGAATCTGGAACAGGCCAGCCGCACCCCTGACCTGACGGCGGGAGTGGCCTACGAGCGGTATGGGAACACGTACGTGAACTTCACGGCCATTAAGCTGAGCATGGACCTGCCGTTTTTTAACAGGAATCAGGGCGGTATTAAAGTCGCCAAACTGGGCATAAAAAGTGCGCAGGCTGGGCTCGACAATCAGGAAAGCGTTGTCCGCAACGAAGTAATCGAAGCCTATGAGAAGCTGACACTCTATTACGAGCAGAACGCCACGTTGCCCCCCGACTACCTGATTCAGTTGCAGAACATATCCGTCGAAGCCACAAAAGCCTACAATAACCGGGTCATCAGTTTGCTCGACTATCTGGATAAAATCCGTACGCATCAGTCGGGTATCCTCAATTACATCGCCCTGCGGAACAACATTTTCCAGGCGCAGCAGCAACTCAACTTTACGACGAATACCCGTTTTTTCTAA
- a CDS encoding efflux RND transporter periplasmic adaptor subunit, with protein sequence MKSLNALLLTVFAGSALLSGCQKREHSAPTSAADSTSSYLIDTVRSMPPQQQLTLNGSVTFDRDDVIQVFPLVSGNVEKINAPLGAYVQKGQALATIRSGDISTYVNDYQADKADLEVALQSEKNVTAQYKAGFASETDYLTARSAVKKAEEELSKSANILRVYGGSSSSGNPYFTVKAPIAGYVVQRDVNAGQDLRSDSQNPLFTVSSLKQVWVMANVYEQDIPLVRQGQPVTVQLLAYPDKVFKGTIDNVSSVLDEQARVLKVRVVLANPSGLLKPDMFATVHAQLNSTPNAQSQLAVPQKAIVFDRDQYYVVVQTAPNKYAVREVAISQNTTRYAFVTGGDLKAGDQVVTEGSLLIYNDLMG encoded by the coding sequence ATGAAATCCCTAAACGCCTTACTACTTACTGTTTTCGCGGGCAGTGCGCTGCTTTCGGGCTGCCAGAAGCGGGAGCATAGTGCCCCGACGTCGGCGGCCGATTCGACCAGTAGCTACCTGATCGATACCGTCCGAAGTATGCCTCCCCAGCAGCAGTTGACGCTCAACGGGTCGGTCACGTTCGACCGGGACGATGTGATTCAGGTGTTTCCGCTGGTCAGTGGGAACGTCGAAAAAATCAATGCGCCCCTGGGTGCTTACGTGCAGAAGGGACAGGCGTTGGCGACGATTCGGTCGGGCGATATTTCTACGTATGTCAACGATTACCAAGCCGATAAGGCGGATCTTGAAGTAGCCCTGCAAAGCGAAAAAAACGTAACGGCGCAGTACAAAGCCGGGTTTGCCTCGGAAACGGATTACCTGACGGCGCGCAGTGCGGTCAAAAAAGCGGAAGAAGAACTCAGTAAGTCGGCCAATATTCTGCGGGTCTACGGCGGCAGCAGCAGCTCGGGCAACCCGTATTTCACCGTAAAAGCGCCCATCGCGGGCTACGTTGTGCAGCGGGACGTCAACGCCGGGCAGGACCTACGCTCCGACAGTCAGAATCCCTTATTTACCGTTTCCAGTCTGAAACAGGTCTGGGTGATGGCGAATGTGTACGAGCAGGATATTCCGCTCGTTCGGCAGGGACAGCCGGTAACGGTTCAATTGTTAGCCTATCCGGACAAGGTATTCAAGGGCACCATTGATAACGTGAGCAGCGTGCTGGACGAGCAGGCCCGCGTGCTAAAAGTCCGGGTTGTGCTGGCGAATCCAAGCGGGCTGCTCAAACCCGACATGTTTGCCACCGTCCATGCGCAGCTGAACAGTACCCCCAACGCCCAGTCGCAACTGGCCGTCCCGCAAAAAGCCATCGTCTTCGACCGGGATCAGTACTACGTGGTTGTTCAGACCGCTCCGAATAAATACGCCGTCCGGGAAGTGGCCATTAGTCAGAATACAACCCGCTACGCATTCGTTACCGGCGGTGACTTAAAAGCCGGCGATCAGGTGGTAACGGAAGGTAGCCTGCTCATCTACAACGACTTAATGGGCTAA
- a CDS encoding efflux RND transporter permease subunit gives MHGLIKAALRHPIAVMVGMLAIVIFSTLSIRKISVDIFPELDLPTIYVIQPYGGMAPDQLDGFVAAQYQNLFQYVTGVRNIEIKSTQGLALLKLSFYPGTNMGQAASEVTTNANRARAYMPDGTVPPQIVRFDASSVPVGQLVFNSSTHSLNEIQDYAASRIRPMFSTIPGVASPPPFGGNQRTVVVRVDPSLLRSYNLTPDDVVDAISDSNQPSAAGNVRIGKLAYMSPVNSLIQNVSDFLDVPIRKGNGPNVYVRDVGTVADGADITVSYALVNGKRAIYIPVVKKADASTLDVVKNVRNTLPALQAAVPEDVKLSYEFDQSVYVVEAVKNLISEGILGAVLTGLMVYLFLRDLRSVLIVVVTIPLAILSAVLMLDLWGQTINTMTLSGLALAIGVLVDEATVTIENIHQHLETGKAKGRAIWDACKEIALPKLLILLCILAVFAPSFLMEGIPKSMFLPLSLAVGFAMIASFLLSQTLVPVLANWLMKSHNGHATADHAHEDEAPEVEKIRLENQQIQSEARLVDQHGPDTQKVGGFEKFRVRYTRLVERIQPYRKVTVLAYLGISLALVVFGFSRLGTDILPKANTTQFQMRLREPDGTRLEVTERATRQALKLINEIVGPEHVRITSAYVGTVPSSYGTSSIFVYTSGFHEAIIQVALHEDYHVNNEQLKENIRARVARDMPDTKISFEPIELTEKIMSQGASTPIEVTVGAKNIGQAHQFAKKVVSELQAIPYLRDVQITQPLAVPTLSMKVDRVRAAKLNMTAEEVSQSMVAATSSSRFTERNLWIDPKSGLGYQVQVTIPEYLMNSVSAVENIPIKYENGNRHILADVASVSTRLTPGEIDREGPNRLVTVTANIVGKDLGTAGAAVRKAVDKAGEPPRGVVVKTKGQIQLLADTLSSLQTGLAIAIVVIFLLLAANFESFKLSLVVLSTVPAVLAGSLLMLLACGATLNLQSYMGMIMSVGVSVSNALLLVTNAEQVRLVNGNASWAARMAANTRLRPILMTAIAMIAGMIPMASGFGEGGDQVAPLGQAVIGGLFFSTVAALLILPNTFAWVQGKSSLDSTSLDPDDENSQYYHQEHALL, from the coding sequence ATGCATGGTTTAATCAAAGCAGCCTTACGCCATCCGATTGCCGTGATGGTGGGGATGCTGGCTATCGTTATCTTTTCGACCTTATCGATTCGAAAGATTTCCGTCGATATTTTCCCCGAGCTGGATCTGCCCACCATTTACGTCATTCAGCCGTACGGGGGCATGGCGCCGGACCAACTGGATGGGTTCGTCGCGGCTCAGTACCAGAACCTGTTTCAATACGTAACGGGCGTTCGCAACATTGAAATCAAAAGCACGCAGGGCCTGGCCTTGCTGAAGCTGTCTTTTTATCCGGGAACGAACATGGGACAGGCGGCCTCGGAGGTGACGACTAACGCCAACCGGGCCAGAGCGTACATGCCCGATGGCACCGTACCGCCCCAGATCGTTCGGTTTGATGCCAGCTCGGTGCCCGTTGGTCAGCTGGTTTTCAACTCGTCGACACACTCGCTAAACGAAATCCAGGATTATGCAGCGTCGCGCATTCGGCCTATGTTTTCCACGATTCCGGGGGTTGCGTCTCCGCCACCCTTTGGCGGTAACCAGCGAACGGTGGTGGTGCGGGTTGACCCCAGTCTGCTGCGGAGTTATAACCTGACTCCCGATGATGTTGTCGACGCGATTTCCGACAGCAACCAGCCCTCGGCGGCTGGTAATGTGCGCATTGGCAAGCTGGCGTATATGTCCCCCGTTAATTCGCTTATTCAGAACGTCAGCGATTTTCTGGACGTACCGATCCGGAAAGGAAACGGGCCGAATGTGTACGTCCGCGACGTGGGTACGGTTGCCGATGGCGCCGACATTACCGTTAGCTACGCGCTGGTCAACGGGAAGCGGGCCATCTATATTCCGGTGGTTAAGAAAGCCGATGCGTCAACGCTGGACGTGGTCAAGAACGTACGAAACACGCTGCCCGCTTTACAGGCTGCCGTTCCGGAGGATGTGAAGCTGTCGTACGAATTCGACCAGTCGGTTTACGTCGTCGAAGCGGTCAAAAACCTGATTAGCGAAGGGATTCTGGGCGCGGTGCTGACGGGCCTGATGGTCTACCTGTTTCTGCGCGATCTGCGGAGTGTGCTGATCGTTGTCGTCACCATTCCGCTGGCGATTTTATCGGCGGTGCTGATGCTGGACCTGTGGGGGCAGACCATCAACACGATGACGCTGTCGGGGCTGGCTCTGGCGATCGGCGTGCTGGTTGACGAAGCCACCGTGACTATTGAAAACATCCACCAGCATCTGGAGACGGGGAAGGCGAAAGGCCGCGCCATCTGGGATGCCTGTAAGGAAATTGCCTTACCGAAGCTGCTGATCCTGCTTTGTATCCTAGCCGTTTTTGCACCGTCGTTCCTGATGGAAGGCATTCCAAAATCCATGTTTTTGCCGCTGTCGCTCGCCGTTGGCTTTGCCATGATCGCTTCCTTTTTGCTATCGCAGACGCTCGTGCCGGTACTGGCAAACTGGCTGATGAAGAGCCACAACGGTCACGCTACCGCCGATCACGCTCATGAGGACGAGGCCCCTGAAGTCGAAAAAATTCGTCTGGAAAACCAACAGATTCAATCCGAAGCCAGACTGGTAGATCAGCACGGACCCGATACCCAAAAAGTGGGTGGGTTTGAGAAATTTCGGGTGCGCTATACCCGGCTGGTAGAGCGGATTCAGCCGTATCGAAAAGTGACGGTGCTGGCTTATCTGGGCATCAGCCTGGCGTTAGTTGTCTTCGGTTTCAGTCGGTTAGGCACGGATATTCTACCCAAGGCCAACACGACGCAGTTTCAGATGCGCTTGCGGGAGCCCGATGGTACCCGGCTTGAGGTGACCGAACGGGCCACCCGTCAGGCACTCAAACTTATCAACGAGATTGTCGGGCCGGAGCACGTGCGGATTACGTCGGCTTACGTGGGTACGGTCCCGTCCAGCTACGGTACCAGTTCTATTTTCGTGTACACCAGCGGGTTCCACGAAGCCATTATTCAGGTGGCGCTTCACGAAGATTACCACGTCAACAATGAACAGCTGAAAGAAAATATCCGGGCGCGGGTTGCTCGTGATATGCCCGACACGAAAATCTCGTTTGAGCCCATTGAGCTGACCGAAAAAATTATGAGCCAGGGGGCGTCGACACCCATTGAAGTAACCGTCGGGGCTAAAAACATTGGTCAGGCGCATCAATTCGCGAAAAAGGTTGTGAGTGAGTTACAGGCCATTCCGTACCTGCGCGACGTTCAGATCACCCAGCCGCTGGCCGTGCCTACCCTGTCGATGAAGGTCGATCGGGTGCGGGCTGCAAAGCTCAACATGACGGCGGAAGAGGTGTCTCAATCGATGGTAGCGGCTACTTCGTCGAGCCGGTTTACGGAGCGCAACTTATGGATCGATCCTAAATCCGGCCTGGGCTATCAGGTGCAGGTCACCATCCCGGAGTACCTGATGAACAGCGTCTCGGCGGTTGAGAATATTCCGATCAAGTACGAAAACGGCAACCGGCATATTCTGGCTGATGTGGCTTCGGTAAGCACACGACTCACACCGGGCGAGATCGATCGGGAAGGTCCCAATCGGCTGGTTACCGTGACCGCCAATATTGTGGGTAAAGATCTGGGAACCGCCGGGGCAGCCGTTCGGAAAGCGGTCGACAAGGCGGGCGAACCACCTCGTGGCGTTGTGGTTAAAACCAAGGGACAGATTCAGCTGCTGGCCGATACGCTTAGCAGTCTCCAGACCGGTCTGGCCATCGCTATCGTCGTCATATTCCTCTTGCTGGCTGCCAATTTCGAGTCGTTCAAATTGTCGCTGGTGGTCCTGTCGACCGTCCCCGCCGTGCTGGCTGGCTCGCTGCTGATGCTGCTTGCCTGCGGAGCAACGCTGAACCTGCAATCGTACATGGGCATGATTATGTCGGTGGGGGTGTCGGTGTCGAATGCGCTGCTGCTGGTGACGAATGCTGAGCAGGTCCGCCTGGTGAACGGCAATGCCAGTTGGGCGGCCCGGATGGCGGCCAACACCCGACTGCGCCCCATTCTGATGACGGCCATTGCCATGATCGCCGGTATGATTCCTATGGCGTCCGGGTTCGGCGAAGGGGGCGATCAGGTGGCTCCGCTGGGGCAGGCCGTTATTGGCGGACTCTTTTTCTCCACCGTAGCCGCGCTGCTGATCCTGCCAAACACCTTTGCCTGGGTGCAGGGGAAATCGTCGCTCGATTCTACGTCGCTCGATCCCGACGACGAAAACAGTCAATATTATCACCAGGAACACGCCTTGTTGTAG
- a CDS encoding efflux RND transporter periplasmic adaptor subunit, whose product MKPRTIHTSLFLLLMMSLMACSHDEENEKKEESAALPPTYTLATVRAVNNSRDLTLPADLKPYYATRIFPKVKSFVQKVAVDRGSRVRKGQLLAVLEAPELTAQLAEAQTKITLANSSLTNDKALLNRLLKASQTAGVVAASEIDLARSRVAADSSLLAAAQANVKVARQMTTYLRLVAPFDGTITERNVSAGDLVGPDGNTANAVPLFVLEDNSRLRLTLAVPELYADAVRDAVGITFSVPALPGQTFTAKLARTSESLQENVRALITEFDVPNANRKLSAGMYADVTLPLHRRVATLVVPATAVVNSTEQVFVVAVRDGKAHRVSVRKGLDLGEETEVFGSLRVGDQVVLAASDETQDGDIIKAGSALSAHVK is encoded by the coding sequence ATGAAACCACGCACCATACATACGAGTCTCTTTCTGCTGCTTATGATGAGCCTGATGGCTTGTTCACACGATGAAGAGAACGAGAAAAAGGAGGAATCAGCCGCGCTGCCGCCAACCTACACGCTGGCAACCGTTCGGGCTGTGAACAACTCCCGCGACCTGACGCTACCCGCCGATTTGAAGCCGTATTACGCAACCCGCATCTTCCCCAAAGTGAAAAGCTTTGTGCAGAAGGTGGCTGTCGATCGGGGTTCGCGGGTGCGGAAAGGGCAGTTGCTGGCCGTTCTGGAAGCCCCCGAACTGACGGCTCAACTGGCCGAAGCGCAAACAAAAATTACGCTGGCCAACAGCTCCCTCACCAATGATAAGGCGCTCCTGAACCGCTTGTTAAAAGCGTCGCAAACGGCGGGAGTGGTGGCGGCCTCTGAAATTGATCTGGCCCGGAGTCGGGTAGCCGCCGACAGTTCGCTACTGGCGGCTGCCCAGGCAAACGTGAAGGTTGCCCGTCAGATGACAACGTACCTGCGCCTGGTCGCTCCGTTCGATGGCACCATCACCGAGCGTAACGTATCGGCGGGGGATCTGGTCGGACCCGACGGCAATACCGCCAACGCCGTGCCGCTTTTTGTGCTGGAAGACAACAGCCGGTTGCGTCTTACCCTGGCGGTGCCGGAATTATACGCCGATGCCGTACGGGATGCTGTGGGAATCACCTTTTCGGTGCCCGCGCTGCCGGGGCAGACATTCACGGCCAAACTGGCCCGAACGTCGGAAAGCCTACAGGAAAACGTCCGGGCGCTGATTACGGAATTTGACGTGCCAAACGCAAACCGGAAGCTCAGCGCGGGTATGTACGCCGACGTTACGTTGCCGCTACACCGCCGGGTGGCTACGCTGGTTGTGCCCGCAACGGCTGTCGTCAATTCAACCGAACAGGTATTTGTGGTCGCTGTCCGCGATGGGAAAGCCCACCGGGTAAGCGTGCGGAAAGGGCTGGATCTGGGCGAAGAAACTGAAGTATTCGGCTCGCTCCGGGTGGGCGATCAGGTCGTGCTGGCCGCTTCCGACGAAACGCAGGATGGCGACATCATCAAGGCCGGTTCGGCGCTATCGGCCCATGTCAAGTAA